The Episyrphus balteatus chromosome 4, idEpiBalt1.1, whole genome shotgun sequence genome includes a window with the following:
- the LOC129918763 gene encoding uncharacterized protein LOC129918763 isoform X1, which translates to MLPEFLFNVGNSMQDISRDDINLLTGAVSTCDKDMCSSVIRSTSVISPLPLKSQNNIQTVVVPEVALQHPPIKLEDDSNDLYHHTPWHHISNQPLEMGSSKLLLQGSDDPLISRGANTVDDDHTSDFNSIISPVPVKTNTTTTTMSSSKSQLKAKLQNAAKKQSAPKTKQKGAIKLRFHHQALPAEYLSHYEATQGQHIPKMPPQPTKELPPKIIADKSPAKSSHENVRNWLQKIAEMQRQTAITSKEINKEDSGGEEITNFDPPSLPEVDVNANIQKPPPSTKRVIKYSDLPYMGEMTLDNSKPRRGRKPKKADICHLIYKNYGTILPGTPRAAIDGKILNESSPSAKLDEPLNLCLRDHADSFSASSNDEDESETRTNSNCPTPIAPTPLDSVTDSLLAANLKMSLPSVRPKEPLDHHQPAWTNPNQTSNLLLHPMSLYYQKLIESGSLAGGNIETINCNNQLALKIPIRNTNLLPLALPIPKIERPSSTTEYPEQLPTPSSVKSENSTTTSHSQATTNHPPQKRKRSAIFIPPMPAENNSNPATEVSICKFKFTGGANPSLQEKKMLSVDSDGNYRYYSGTGDKSMRSYEFYPRESLQQSGAVPGMNCAGVFLNATGEKIALDVPPPSAGLSNELLQIPDSPTSSILLPSVSVATSTTSSPSPFPSPGHLKNSDSNNVHHNHHHPHHHQQQHQIAHTTTKKKKSRRAVQREKLEKTFKEKGFLIQTQQLESAEGATYCKFRQLKKFTRYLFRNWKDYLPPGELQHSNAAAAAAAAAAAAINNHHQHTPPPPPPASSVIGNILAESYTNHQRSKDTQELHGIQNM; encoded by the exons ATGTTACCAGAGTTTTTATTCAAcg TTGGCAATAGCATGCAGGACATATCTCGTGACGATATCAATCTCCTAACTGGAGCTGTATCCACTTGCGACAAGGATATGTGCTCATCTGTGATACGATCTACATCGGTCATATCACCATTGCCATTAAAATCACAAAACAACATCCAAACTGTAGTTGTACCTGAAGTTGCCTTGCAGCATCCTCCAATTAAATTAGAAGACGATAGTAACGATTTATATCATCACACACCTTGGCATCACATTTCAAATCAACCCTTAGAAATGGGTTCAAGTAAATTACTTCTTCAAGGATCCGATGATCCATTAATATCTCGCGGTGCCAATACAGTTGATGATGATCATACTTCAGATTTTAATTCAATAATATCTCCAGTTCCAGTGAAGACCAATACGACGACCACAACTATGAGTTCCTCAAAAAGTCAACTTAAAGCAAAACTTCAAAATGCTGCTAAAAAACAATCTGcaccaaaaaccaaacaaaaaggTGCCATCAAACTAAGATTCCATCATCAAGCTTTGCCAGCAGAATATTTAAGTCATTATGAAGCGACACAAGGTCAACATATACCCAAAATGCCACCACAACCTACAAAAGAACTCCCTCCAAAAATCATTGCTGACAAATCACCAGCTAAAAGTTCACATGAAAATGTTCGAAATTGGTTGCAAAAAATTGCCGAAATGCAACGTCAAACAGCAATAACTTCCAAGGAAATCAACAAAGAAGATTCTGGTGGAGAAGAGATAACAAATTTTGACCCACCATCACTTCCTGAGGTCGATGTCAATGCCAACATTCAAAAACCACCACCGTCCACTAAAAGAGTTATTAAATACTCAGATCTACCTTATATGGGTGAAATGACTCTAGACAATTCAAAACCACGACGTGGTCGTAAGCCCAAAAAAGCTGATATATGCCATTTGATCTATAAAAACTATGGGACCATTCTTCCTGGTACACCAAGAGCTGCCATTGATGGAAAAATTCTAAATGAATCTAGTCCATCTGCAAAacttgatgaaccattaaatcTCTGTCTGCGAGATCATGCAGATTCATTTTCTGCCTCTAGCAATGATGAAGATGAATCCGAAACTAGAACTAACTCAAATTGCCCTACACCAATTGCACCAACACCTTTAGATTCTGTTACAGATTCTCTATTAGctgcaaatttaaaaatgtctctACCATCAGTTAGACCGAAAGAACCTTTAGATCATCATCAACCTGCTTGGACGAATCCAAATCAAACTTCAAATCTTCTTCTCCACCCAATGAGTCTATACTATCAAAAGCTAATCGAGTCGGGAAGCTTAGCTGGGGGAAATATAGAAACAATCAACTGCAATAATCAACTCGCCTTGAAAATTCCAATTAGGAATACAAATTTACTACCTTTAGCCTTGCCCATACCGAAAATCGAACGGCCGTCTTCAACAACCGAATATCCCGAACAACTTCCAACACCGAGTTCGGTGAAGTCAGAAAACTCAACTACAACTTCTCACAGCCAAGCTACCACCAATCATCCGCCACAAAAACGAAAGCGTTCGGCAATATTCATTCCTCCCATGCCAGCGGAGAATAACTCAAATCCTGCCACAGAAGTAAGCATTTGTAAGTTTAAATTTACAGGAGGCGCCAATCCTTCTTTGcaagagaaaaaaatgcttTCAGTTGATTCAGATGGAAACTATCGTTATTATAGTGGAACTGGAGATAAATCAATGAGAAGCTATGAATTCTATCCACGAGAATCTCTTCAACAATCTGGAGCTGTTCCAGGCATGAATTGTGCTGGAGTATTTCTAAATGCAACTGGCGAAAAGATTGCTTTAGATGTACCACCACCATCGGCTGGTCTAAGTAATGAACTCCTTCAGATTCCAGATTCGCCAACTAGTAGTATACTCCTGCCTTCGGTGTCAGTTGCAACATCAACTACATCATCACCATCGCCATTTCCTTCGCCAGGGCATTTAAAAAACTCAGATAGCAATAATGttcatcataatcatcatcatccacaTCATCACCAGCAACAACATCAAATCGCTCATACAactaccaagaaaaaaaaatctcggcGAGCTGTACAGCGGGAAAAACTTGAAAAGACATTTAAAGAAAAAGGTTTCCTGATACAAACCCAGCAGTTGGAATCTGCAGAGGGTGCCACATATTGTAAATTTAgacaattgaaaaaattcacaAGGTATTTGTTCCGCAACTGGAAGGATTACCTTCCACCAGGCGAATTGCAACACTCAAATGCAGCGGCAGCGGCAGCAGCTGCTGCTGCAGCAGCAATAAATAATCATCATCAGCATACACCTCCACCGCCACCACCTGCATCATCAGTTATTGGCAATATTTTAGCCGAAAGTTATACAAACCATCAGCGGAGTAAGGATACTCAAGAGCTACATGGTATTCAAAATATGTAA
- the LOC129918763 gene encoding uncharacterized protein LOC129918763 isoform X2, with protein MQDISRDDINLLTGAVSTCDKDMCSSVIRSTSVISPLPLKSQNNIQTVVVPEVALQHPPIKLEDDSNDLYHHTPWHHISNQPLEMGSSKLLLQGSDDPLISRGANTVDDDHTSDFNSIISPVPVKTNTTTTTMSSSKSQLKAKLQNAAKKQSAPKTKQKGAIKLRFHHQALPAEYLSHYEATQGQHIPKMPPQPTKELPPKIIADKSPAKSSHENVRNWLQKIAEMQRQTAITSKEINKEDSGGEEITNFDPPSLPEVDVNANIQKPPPSTKRVIKYSDLPYMGEMTLDNSKPRRGRKPKKADICHLIYKNYGTILPGTPRAAIDGKILNESSPSAKLDEPLNLCLRDHADSFSASSNDEDESETRTNSNCPTPIAPTPLDSVTDSLLAANLKMSLPSVRPKEPLDHHQPAWTNPNQTSNLLLHPMSLYYQKLIESGSLAGGNIETINCNNQLALKIPIRNTNLLPLALPIPKIERPSSTTEYPEQLPTPSSVKSENSTTTSHSQATTNHPPQKRKRSAIFIPPMPAENNSNPATEVSICKFKFTGGANPSLQEKKMLSVDSDGNYRYYSGTGDKSMRSYEFYPRESLQQSGAVPGMNCAGVFLNATGEKIALDVPPPSAGLSNELLQIPDSPTSSILLPSVSVATSTTSSPSPFPSPGHLKNSDSNNVHHNHHHPHHHQQQHQIAHTTTKKKKSRRAVQREKLEKTFKEKGFLIQTQQLESAEGATYCKFRQLKKFTRYLFRNWKDYLPPGELQHSNAAAAAAAAAAAAINNHHQHTPPPPPPASSVIGNILAESYTNHQRSKDTQELHGIQNM; from the coding sequence ATGCAGGACATATCTCGTGACGATATCAATCTCCTAACTGGAGCTGTATCCACTTGCGACAAGGATATGTGCTCATCTGTGATACGATCTACATCGGTCATATCACCATTGCCATTAAAATCACAAAACAACATCCAAACTGTAGTTGTACCTGAAGTTGCCTTGCAGCATCCTCCAATTAAATTAGAAGACGATAGTAACGATTTATATCATCACACACCTTGGCATCACATTTCAAATCAACCCTTAGAAATGGGTTCAAGTAAATTACTTCTTCAAGGATCCGATGATCCATTAATATCTCGCGGTGCCAATACAGTTGATGATGATCATACTTCAGATTTTAATTCAATAATATCTCCAGTTCCAGTGAAGACCAATACGACGACCACAACTATGAGTTCCTCAAAAAGTCAACTTAAAGCAAAACTTCAAAATGCTGCTAAAAAACAATCTGcaccaaaaaccaaacaaaaaggTGCCATCAAACTAAGATTCCATCATCAAGCTTTGCCAGCAGAATATTTAAGTCATTATGAAGCGACACAAGGTCAACATATACCCAAAATGCCACCACAACCTACAAAAGAACTCCCTCCAAAAATCATTGCTGACAAATCACCAGCTAAAAGTTCACATGAAAATGTTCGAAATTGGTTGCAAAAAATTGCCGAAATGCAACGTCAAACAGCAATAACTTCCAAGGAAATCAACAAAGAAGATTCTGGTGGAGAAGAGATAACAAATTTTGACCCACCATCACTTCCTGAGGTCGATGTCAATGCCAACATTCAAAAACCACCACCGTCCACTAAAAGAGTTATTAAATACTCAGATCTACCTTATATGGGTGAAATGACTCTAGACAATTCAAAACCACGACGTGGTCGTAAGCCCAAAAAAGCTGATATATGCCATTTGATCTATAAAAACTATGGGACCATTCTTCCTGGTACACCAAGAGCTGCCATTGATGGAAAAATTCTAAATGAATCTAGTCCATCTGCAAAacttgatgaaccattaaatcTCTGTCTGCGAGATCATGCAGATTCATTTTCTGCCTCTAGCAATGATGAAGATGAATCCGAAACTAGAACTAACTCAAATTGCCCTACACCAATTGCACCAACACCTTTAGATTCTGTTACAGATTCTCTATTAGctgcaaatttaaaaatgtctctACCATCAGTTAGACCGAAAGAACCTTTAGATCATCATCAACCTGCTTGGACGAATCCAAATCAAACTTCAAATCTTCTTCTCCACCCAATGAGTCTATACTATCAAAAGCTAATCGAGTCGGGAAGCTTAGCTGGGGGAAATATAGAAACAATCAACTGCAATAATCAACTCGCCTTGAAAATTCCAATTAGGAATACAAATTTACTACCTTTAGCCTTGCCCATACCGAAAATCGAACGGCCGTCTTCAACAACCGAATATCCCGAACAACTTCCAACACCGAGTTCGGTGAAGTCAGAAAACTCAACTACAACTTCTCACAGCCAAGCTACCACCAATCATCCGCCACAAAAACGAAAGCGTTCGGCAATATTCATTCCTCCCATGCCAGCGGAGAATAACTCAAATCCTGCCACAGAAGTAAGCATTTGTAAGTTTAAATTTACAGGAGGCGCCAATCCTTCTTTGcaagagaaaaaaatgcttTCAGTTGATTCAGATGGAAACTATCGTTATTATAGTGGAACTGGAGATAAATCAATGAGAAGCTATGAATTCTATCCACGAGAATCTCTTCAACAATCTGGAGCTGTTCCAGGCATGAATTGTGCTGGAGTATTTCTAAATGCAACTGGCGAAAAGATTGCTTTAGATGTACCACCACCATCGGCTGGTCTAAGTAATGAACTCCTTCAGATTCCAGATTCGCCAACTAGTAGTATACTCCTGCCTTCGGTGTCAGTTGCAACATCAACTACATCATCACCATCGCCATTTCCTTCGCCAGGGCATTTAAAAAACTCAGATAGCAATAATGttcatcataatcatcatcatccacaTCATCACCAGCAACAACATCAAATCGCTCATACAactaccaagaaaaaaaaatctcggcGAGCTGTACAGCGGGAAAAACTTGAAAAGACATTTAAAGAAAAAGGTTTCCTGATACAAACCCAGCAGTTGGAATCTGCAGAGGGTGCCACATATTGTAAATTTAgacaattgaaaaaattcacaAGGTATTTGTTCCGCAACTGGAAGGATTACCTTCCACCAGGCGAATTGCAACACTCAAATGCAGCGGCAGCGGCAGCAGCTGCTGCTGCAGCAGCAATAAATAATCATCATCAGCATACACCTCCACCGCCACCACCTGCATCATCAGTTATTGGCAATATTTTAGCCGAAAGTTATACAAACCATCAGCGGAGTAAGGATACTCAAGAGCTACATGGTATTCAAAATATGTAA
- the LOC129918599 gene encoding liprin-beta-1 gives MNARTRKATDSSSSSASTQAAEEASKMLEAALQQMDGIISGTNLNHVVGANSSNSERNLISAANVLSTAKTLALALQQVGCNAPSPDPVTSAVIIDWLETHLPRQDTDERLRRLQRDKEALAVQYQTMTDKVAEQGDRILELERQLVEKAQQLSVAEERLQRQVLSQSALETQKLELMTALSELKLHRAALERENVELKSNSSSSSSAGGGSGGISKRQPFGSMGNLQQAGQSLQGTPKTPPATKRYQVHPQFHSLPRTHAKNQVPLMDNNANQQQSGGKRNVAFADADKIMIDEANDMYGSFMSQQNSSPSPSQSKDKVKGLRNIFGKLRRSNSGNLELPPSSEESEFKRGGARATAAGRIEWTQSMMSSAKPYSDWNCNDVCNWLCDMGLGCYEEDCRKWLKSNFSLRFFETSPIDIEKELNLKSPLHRKKITLAISELTGKEDDDLALKAGRLDVSWTMRWLDDIGLPQYKDTFLMAKIDGRMLHRLTMEDLAHLHVTSCLHIASLRRGIQCMREMKWDPECLIRRSKSEDDNSNEPVALWTAHRVMEWLKVADLSEYAPNLRGAGVHGALMLYEQRFTAELLADLLSIPPSKTLLRRHLATHFKELLGRDTIQGKRDAESQPGYQPLNITAKIKLQKKSQFSLKRRKSTKGSEIEWTDFVCPMTSQNELTTPVKKHVDGVNNDNINISNNSA, from the exons atgaatGCTCGAACAAGAAAAGCAACAGATTCCTCTTCTTCTTCGGCTTCAACACAAGCAGCAGAAGAAGCAAGCAAAATGTTGGAAGCAGCTTTGCAACAGATGGATGGTATTATTTCTGGAACCAATTTAAATCATGTTGTCGGTGCGAATTCATCAAATTCCGAAAGAAATCTTATTTCTGCTGCAAATGTTTTGTCCACAGCAAAGACATTAGCTTTAGCATTGCAACAAGTCGGCTGTAACGCCCCCTCACCAGATCCCGTCACATCCGCAGTTATAATTGATTGGCTCGAGACACACCTTCCGCGTCAAGACACGGATGAGCGCCTGCGACGACTGCAACGCGATAAAGAAGCCCTCGCCGTGCAATATCAGACAATGACGGACAAAGTTGCAGAACAGGGTGATCGGATATTGGAATTGGAGCGGCAATTAGTCGAGAAAGCACAGCAGTTGAGTGTAGCTGAAGAACGTTTGCAAAGACaa GTTCTATCACAATCTGCTTTGGAAACGCAAAAGCTTGAGCTTATGACTGCTTTGAGCGAATTGAAGCTACACCGTGCTGCCTTGGAGAGAGAAAACGTTGAATTGAAGAGTAATTCGAGTAGTTCGAGCAGTGCTGGTGGTGGAAGTGGAGGAATATCAAAGAGACAGCCTTTTGGAAGCATGGGAAATCTGCAACAAGCCGGTCAGTCCTTGCAGGGAACTCCAAAGACACCGCCCGCTACAAAGCGATATCAGGTGCATCCACAATTCCACAGTCTACCCCGAACGCATGCCAAGAATCAGGTACCACTGATGGACAATAATGCTAATCAACAACAAAGTGGAGGGAAACGCAACGTGGCTTTTGCCGATGCTGATAAGATTATGATTGACGAGGCTAATGATATGTATGGGAGCTTTATGTCGCAACAGAATTCATCACCTTCACCGAGTCAATCGAAGGATAAAGTCAAAGGATTGAGGAATATATTTGGGAAGTTGAGGAGGAGTAATAGTGGTAATTTGGAGTTACCACCATCGTCGGAGGAGAGTGAATTTAAACGAGGTGGTGCGAGGGCTACGGCAGCTGGTCGAATTGAATGGACACAGTCGATGATGTCATCGGCAAAGCCGTACAGCGATTGGAATTGCAATGATGTGTGCAATTGGTTGTGTGACATGGGACTTGGGTGCTATGAGGAGGATTGCAG aaaatggCTAAAATCGAATTTCAGTCTTCGTTTCTTTGAGACCTCTCCCATTGACATTGAAAAAGAACTCAATTTAAAATCCCCATTGCATCGAAAGAAAATCACTTTAGCTATATCTGAGCTAACTGGCAAAGAAGATGATGACCTAGCATTGAAAGCTGGTCGCTTAGATGTCTCATGGACAATGCGATGGCTAGACGATATCGGTCTTCCACAATACAAAGACACTTTCCTAATGGCAAAAATCGATGGTCGCATGTTGCATCGTTTGACAATGGAAGATTTAGCACATTTGCATGTAACTTCCTGTCTTCATATTGCCTCACTCCGACGAGGTATTCAATGTATGCGTGAAATGAAATGGGATCCAGAATGTCTAATTCGTCGTTCGAAATCCGAAGACGACAATAGCAACGAACCGGTGGCCTTATGGACAGCACATCGTGTAATGGAATGGCTTAAAGTAGCTGATCTATCGGAATATGCTCCCAATTTACGTGGCGCTGGAGTACATGGAGCTTTAATGCTCTACGAACAAAGATTCACAGCCGAGCTGTTGGCTGATTTATTGAGTATTCCACCAAGTAAGACTCTCTTACGTCGTCATTTGGCGACGCATTTCAAAGAGCTCCTTGGTCGTGATACGATTCAAGGTAAACGTGATGCAGAATCACAACCCGGTTATCAGCCACTCAATATAACTGCCAAGATCAAGCTACAAAAGAAGTCACAATTCTCATTGAAGCGACGAAAGAGCACAAAAGGCAGTGAAATTGAATGGACAGATTTTGTTTGTCCAATGACTTCGCAAAACGAACTAACGACGCCAGTTAAAAAGCATGTAGATGGCGTAAATAATGACAATATTAACATATCAAATAATTCAGCCTAA